tcttcagttgaaaagaaatgaaggaaaacattccaggatttttctccatatagtggacttcactggggttcaacgggttgaaggtccaaatgtcagtttcagtgcagcttcaaagagctctacatgatcccagacgaggaataagagtcttatctagagaaatcatcagacattttctaaaaaaaataaacattatatactttttaaccacaaatgctcgtcttgcactgctctgtgatgctccacgcatgacgtaatcatgttggaaaggtcacacgtgacgtaggcggaagtaccgatccagtgtttacaaagtgaacatACAAAGACTAATGGGGCGTTCATACCGGACGCGACTTGCACGAATAAATCACATTATTCATGCGTAgctggacgcttgaacattttgagtttaccaGCTTCATTCGCGTGTGAAAATTGAGTAAACAACTTACCggattgtccgacctcctcactcactttcttctagggctgggtaaaaaaaaaatagatttctcgattttaatcgattctcatttttacaaaccgatattgattcttaaatcccaagaatggattagtctagtctgttttcagttgatgaatgagcagaatatgtagctcctcccatccaatatatcacaataatctttgttacttttgatatgaagcaaagtctcagatttcaaatgacgtccatcttattatgagattcagaaaataagtaccgttttggcgctgtttaatgtggcgtgacggatcgctttagcgcctcagttaaagagaagcatgtgatcatcctctcctccgctttaataccagttacagcgaaataaacatgaacatctgaaggtatgttaaaatatacagtacaacttactgaaatccgtatcatgtctcgtgtaatcgctcaatcagtgcttcagactcaataaaacagcttcaatgtcacgtgacgtcacatttacctcagaaacacacattcagtgaccataaactcattagtcagctagaaaactGACTCTAGAAAgcagcattctgataaatatagatatgcaccgttacatattcattacaatctttaatgttcttcaatattaaatgcatgtttgaataaatcagccgcgatttaaatgtttatatttcaaaaaaacgaattagagtagaaatatgattatgtaattctaaactttatttataataaaaacatcattgagtgtaatttaagtgtttgtatataaataagttaatttaaccttcaatattattatagtagcaccagctgactctcatgtgtagtttacagcattagttgagagattttattcttctagaaaatttgccatgtgctgaaactgaaatactacatccaaaataatcgatatcgaatcaaatcgaatcgtgaaaattgtgtcaattcCCAGCCCTACTTTCTTCCACGCAAGATCTATTTTATTCCTGTTTCCATAAAAGTATAAAGATGTTTCgtacagcgacgatgattttgtcctccattgttgtatTGGATTTCTGCCTCCGCTCGCTACGTCGTaatcacgtcactactagagcaagttcctgattggttaacgcggcgcgaatATTCACTAAAGTTAAGATTTTTCAACCCGCGCGAATCACGCGTTACGCACGTCAAACACCTGAAACGCTCAATTCGCGGCGCCTAATTTGCGCGAATCGTGCCGCAGGATGTCTcttcgcgtctttgcattgacttaacatgtaaatcactcgcgcttaacGCTTCATTCTTGTCTGATGTGAACGCACCAAAAGTCAAAAAAAGGGTAAAACAACGACGTCTGGCGATTtcgaagttggaggagaaaatgagatggagttttccgcggtacttccgcctacgtcacgtgtgatctttccaacataattacgtcatgcgtggagcatctcagagcagtgcaagacgagcatttgtgcttaaaaagtatataattttattttttctagaaaatgagcgatggtttctctagatgaaactcttattcctcgtctgggatcatgtagagctctttgaagctgcactgaaactgatatttggacccgttgaaccccagtgaagtccactatatggagaaaaatcctggaatgatttcctttttgactgcagaaaaaaaaagacatgaacatcttggatgatatggaggagagtaaattatcaggaaatttaaattcagaagtgaactaatccgtCACATCCACAGTGGGAAAGAAGACGTGGGTTTTGAGCGTCGTGTGTTTTTGTGCAGAGTGGCTGTTGAGCGCAGATGCTGCGAATGCAGAGAAGGCCAATGAGTTCAGGAGTCCACGAACACAAGATCTGACGGCGAAGCTCCGCAAAACCGTGGAGAGAGGAGATGAGGAGGCTTTCAGAGAGCTCGTCTGGGGAAACCCAAGATATCTCATTGGATCCGGTGACAATCCGACTATTGTGCAGGTGGGATTTAGtcttttctgctcaccaaggatgcatttatttgatcaaaaatacagtaaaaatagtgaaaaaattttacaatataaatcagctgttttctatgtgaatatatattaaagtgtaatttattcctgtgatcaaagctgaattttcagcatcattactccagtcttcagtgtcacatgatccttcagaaatcattctgatatgatgatttgctgctcaataaatgTTTCTGATAATCAATAATCACAAGtcatatttttgaggaaaccgTGATAAATGATAATTAATCTACACAGAACGAAAATCAAAGCCCTTAAACGCCTctattgtagtcttgagttttctccCGGGAACAAaaacgtcacaatattccttaatttaatcatttataagaatgtaatataagtctctggtgtctccagaatgtgtctgtgacgttcagctcaaaatcccccacagatcatttattatagcttgttaaatttgcccctatttgggtgtgagcaaaaacacgccgttattgtgtgtgtccctttaaatgcaaatgagctccgctttccagaagagggcggagctttaacagctcaacaacaacaaagctggagaatctcacgcagccaaaatgaggaaagtgttcagccttacattgttcaaaccggagtcgacactgatggagagactcaggaagaagttacaacttttagacgtttctgaatggttagtggataaattgatgtagttgctgtggagttgattcaactcatccactagcatgtgccgtcatgttcatcttttgtgttgaattgaccctcgtttgtgaagcagtccggcgtaaaatgacggcatgacaacaacactcgactacaacaactcttcctcttctctaaagcagcccaacatggccccgccccctttgttgtgtgttctcaggggcggggtttatgtaaatttatggtttgtgatgtcacaaacccaggaagaagcttgttgtagtccctgccagccatttgttgtagtcctccaaaagaaaatatctctctttgcattgaactttgaacgtcgtaactttgcagatgttgtttatgatcaaacagcaacattacacactaactaaagctaaaaaagtcaaatcataattTGATTTGTCCAGGAGGGATGCAGATACAATGTCTTACACGTCGCAGCAAAAGAAAACCAGCCGGGAATCGCTCGGCTTCTCTTGGAAACGCTGGAGGACCCCGAGTTCATGCGCCTCATGTATCCTCATGATCAGGAGCTCATGCTGCAGCAGCGCATCCGATACATCGTCGATCTGTATCTCAACACGCCTGACAAAGCGGTGagtggcacacacacacacacacacacacacacacacacacacatagacaggACGGTCTCCATCtgagatgtgatgtgatgtTCCTCACAGAGCAACGAGACGCCGCTTCACTTCGCCTGCAAGTTTGGATGTCCGGAGGTGGTGGATGTTCTGTGTTCACATCCGAGCATCGACAAACACTGCAGGAACAAATACGACCAGAAACCGTCCAGTGTAAGAAACTGCAGCCATATTAGAGCGAAACACGTTTAATGTGTGAAGTAACCGCTCGTGTTCATTCGGCAGGTGATCTGTGAGCGGAAAAACAAAAGCAAGGAAGTGAAGCAGAAGATCGTGGAATATTTGGAAGGTCCGTTTCCGTCGGGACGCTCTGGTTTTGTCAGTGATCGAGGATGTAGTTTCACTGCTGggttttgtctttttgtcaCAGACAGATTTTATGTGCCGTTGTTGCGCTCCGCTGACAACACGCTGCCTCCGGTGATCGGCGCTCCCTGGTGTCCCGGTTCACTGGAGTCCTGCGACCGGTTTTATGGGCCGGACAGGATGATGGACAGTCCCAAAAACCCAATAAAGTCCATCAAGGCTTTTGTTGGACCTCTGAATTCATCAAAGGTACTTTATACACTCCCTGTCAAAAGTTAggaataattatgatttttttatatttttgaaagagtctcttctgcttatcaaagttgcatttatttgataaaaatacagtaaaaataattttaaaattatttgaaatttgaaatatttttacaatttaaaatatttgttttctatgtgaatatatagtaaagtgtaatttattccagtgatcaaagctgaattttcagcatcattactccagtcttcagtgtcacatgatccttcagaaatcattctgatatgctcatataataataataatagttattatattttttacttaacttattattaaaatgattgtaattacaatttctgtgggcaaataataataataatatactatctaataatattatttttaataataagacttaaaattaataacattattttttattttactattattattacaaacaaGCTTTATTAtctttaaaagataaattattgttattaaatttattattataacagTTTGTTTGCACatgcattttaataataattacaataattaaaaaatatattataattattacaaacaagcttaatacattattattattatatattttacttaaattattattattattgaaattaTTGTAATTACAATTTCTGTGAGCACAAAAATTATAATACAGctacttttaataataatacttgaaattaataatattgtttaattttactattattattaaaacaagcattaatattatatttattatttttacaaaataattaaaaaatagtttttctaaATTTGTTTGcgcatacattttaataataacaataattttaatagtaataataattattattattattattatttccgtTGGCACAAATTATTTCAATACTACTacttttaataatgaaataacttgaaattaataatattttttttattttactattattattatgactggtaataataatagtaataatactaatagaaataattaattttataagTTTTCATTATTACAAAcaagcattattattattattatatttattattatattttataataattattaaaattcatattactatagtttttttgcacatacattttaataataacaattttaaattaataacattttatttataaaacatttatttattatttatcagctttatcatttgttattttattattgttgttattattagtagtaattACAAACatgcataataaaaaaatattatatataaaaaaataattattgttgttaacaattttttataattacaaTTTCTGTTGGCACACaaattataacaatatttttaatcatttttaaaattaataacattcactttattattattattagtattagtagTAGCTAATATTTTTTCTATAAAGCCTTTCAGGGCGAGAAGGAGAGACAAGAAACaacaaacacattcaaatgtcaaacaaatatataatcCAGTCAAGCAAAACATGAACAGATTTGCGTGAGATCTTGATGTTCAGGTTAATCAAGCTCTTCCTGCAGGCAGAGGAGTTTCACAGACTGTGGAAAACGCCGCCGCGGGATCGAGACGGATACTTCCGTCACATTCTGAAGTCCAATTCGGAGCGAGGAGCAGAGCGCGTCGGCAGGTCAGCTGATCGTGAGACTCGTATGTTTAACACTAAACCGCATTACTCATATAATCGCTCCTTCCACAGAGAGCTGGCTCATGAGATGGGATACCCGTGGGCAGAATTCTGGGATTTCCTCGACTGCTTCATCGACCTGTCCAGCAGGGAAGGGTTGAAGATGCTGGACGAGCATTTGAGGATCACAGAAGACAGCTGTAGGTTGTTTCTTAATTCACCAGAAGAAGAGGAGCCTGAAGAATCCGGAGCGTTCCCGGTCTGTGACCTGATGCAGGAGTTTGAGAAGGTTCTGCTCTCCGCCGATCACATGAACAGAACCGCTGACTCCGGCTGGCAGAGCGATGACGAGGGATCCAGCTGCAGCTCGGAGGAGTATTTCACAGCCGACGAGGACGCTGATAACGAGACGTCTTCACCCTGGAGCGGCGGACGCTTGGATCTGAACGCCTCGGGCTCCTCCAGCTCATCGTTTAAATCCACAAACAGCACGACGGATCGCGACACCGGCCCCGTGGACCGCCACAGATCTGATGTTTTTATCCTAGGGTGAGCTATGAGATAGAAGATGCATATCAAAACATACAGCTCTTTATTCATTGTTGTGTCTTTATTTTGACTAGTGATTCTCCCACCAAACTGGACAGTGAGGTTCTTCTAGCGCTGAATGACGTGGAGATCGACCCGCTCTCACATCACAACGTCACCAGGTGGAAGAACAAGATTTTGTCCTATTCTTCATCGCAAAGACAAAGGTAGTGATTATTCCATCACAACGGGGGAGAAAAACTGTGTGAAacgtaaaaataaataaataattagaaaattagatttaactaaagaaatatatttcat
The nucleotide sequence above comes from Chanodichthys erythropterus isolate Z2021 chromosome 10, ASM2448905v1, whole genome shotgun sequence. Encoded proteins:
- the LOC137028475 gene encoding ankyrin repeat and LEM domain-containing protein 2 produces the protein MEAVLERLQSLTSDQLREEITGAGLKCGPITATTRSIFEKKLARALLETDATDEVHSGSSHPVEELQQPISDVQTPETETSAESPSVYYGVCPQPDDPSVENGSPHVFVDKMKALKAVMKLKGARFKAFTSREDAENFAKGSCEGGALPHKPSPEKPGAVSVTEWLLSADAANAEKANEFRSPRTQDLTAKLRKTVERGDEEAFRELVWGNPRYLIGSGDNPTIVQEGCRYNVLHVAAKENQPGIARLLLETLEDPEFMRLMYPHDQELMLQQRIRYIVDLYLNTPDKASNETPLHFACKFGCPEVVDVLCSHPSIDKHCRNKYDQKPSSVICERKNKSKEVKQKIVEYLEDRFYVPLLRSADNTLPPVIGAPWCPGSLESCDRFYGPDRMMDSPKNPIKSIKAFVGPLNSSKAEEFHRLWKTPPRDRDGYFRHILKSNSERGAERVGRELAHEMGYPWAEFWDFLDCFIDLSSREGLKMLDEHLRITEDSCRLFLNSPEEEEPEESGAFPVCDLMQEFEKVLLSADHMNRTADSGWQSDDEGSSCSSEEYFTADEDADNETSSPWSGGRLDLNASGSSSSSFKSTNSTTDRDTGPVDRHRSDVFILGDSPTKLDSEVLLALNDVEIDPLSHHNVTRWKNKILSYSSSQRQSWPSASQMSRDAESRSLTTFTPNRLTVSPKFRSPGHFNPGQFMFSPPSKSYSRL